A genomic region of Echeneis naucrates chromosome 24, fEcheNa1.1, whole genome shotgun sequence contains the following coding sequences:
- the kcnh5a gene encoding potassium voltage-gated channel subfamily H member 5a, translating to MHGGKRGLVAPQNTFLENIVRRSSETSFLLGNAQIVEWPVVYSNDGFCKLSGYHRAEVMHRSSTCNFMYGDLTDKNTIDKIRQTFDNYESNFYEVLLYTKSRTPIWLYMQVAPIRNEKDNVVLFLCTFRDITLFKQPIEDESTRGWTKFARLTRALTNNRNLVQQLPPLSKTEVSHKPSRLAEALQLGSDILPQYKQEAPKTPPHIILHYCTFKTTWDWVILILTFYTAIMVPYNVSFKTKQNNLVWLVLDSVVDVIFLVDIVLNFHTTFVGPSGEVISDAKLIRMNYLKTWFVIDLLSCLPYDVINAFENVDEGLSSLFSSLKVIRLLRLGRVARKLDHYLEYGAAVLVLLVCVFGLVAHWLACIWYSIGDYEVIDETTNTIKTDSWLYQLAVSIGTPYRYNTSGTGQWEGGPNKDTLYISSLYFTMTSLTTIGFGNIAPTTDGEKIFSVAMMMVGSLLYATIFGNVTTIFQQMYTNTNRYHEMLNNVRDFLKLYQVPKGLSERVMDFIVSAWAMSKGIDTDKVLSICPKDMRADICVHLNRQVFNDHPAFRLASDGCLRSLAVEFQTTHCAPGDLIFHIGESVDTLCFVVSGSLEVIQDDEVIAILGRGDVFGDAFWKETTLARACANVRALTYCDLHVIRREALMRVLEFYTAFASSFSRNLILTCNLRKRTIFRKISDVRREQERQRSEVTLSIPEDHPVRKLFQRFRQQRDAQTPAESHAYVGPNCVQVEPQHIHHHHHRRRRSDYNSYTQCQAVALQQQEHSSAAQNNMSCAGGGSMAAPPQAFVHTEESEPSSTQEAGESTPRPCVENQLGQRGNSPARGGGAVGQGAVASSSSRGGRGWAKFRNATSAASAPTAVKQEKQEQKAEQWAKGSQSSGQLTVVNSSEEGGEMRSSGGGNSAGEAGGETSALHKTDSCDSGITKSDLRIDRAGDSRNSFERSPMEKSPLERNPFEHSLVVDNGVVLKHSFVQPASEQALLQETLHEAKVELKGDIQALSGRLSVLESQVSEILRLLSMKRRFSLPPTSSPKARGKSQDSVAASRPVTPKTDDGPF from the exons ATGCATGGAGGCAAGAGAGGACTGGTGGCTCCACAAAACACTTTTCTGGAAAATATAGTCCGGCGCTCCAGCG AAaccagtttcctgctgggaAATGCACAGATTGTGGAGTGGCCAGTCGTATACAGCAACGATGGATTCTGCAAACTGTCTGGTTACCACCGAGCTGAGGTCATGCACAGGAGCAGCACATGCAA CTTCATGTATGGTGACCTGACTGATAAGAACACGATAGACAAAATCAGACAGACCTTTGACAACTATGAGTCAAATTTCTATGAGGTGCTGCTGTACACAAAGAGTA GAACACCAATATGGCTTTACATGCAGGTTGCTCCAATCAGAAACGAGAAGGACAACGTGGTGCTTTTCCTCTGCACCTTCAGAGACATTACACTTTTCAAACAGCCAATTGAGGATGAGTCAACCAGAG GATGGACAAAGTTTGCCAGACTTACACGGGCACTGACCAACAATCGCAACCTGGTGCAGCAGTTACCGCCTCTAAGCAAGACTGAGGTCAGCCACAAGCCCTCCAGGCTGGCTGAG GCACTGCAGCTGGGATCAGACATTCTTCCTCAGTATAAACAAGAGGCCCCCAAAACGCCTCCACACATCATCCTCCATTATTGCACCTTTAAGACCACTTGGGACTGggtcatcctcatcctcaccttcTACACCGCCATCATGGTGCCCTACAACGTCTCGTTTAAGACCAAGCAGAACAACTTGGTGTGGCTGGTGCTAGACAGTGTGGTCGATGTCATCTTCCTGGTTGACATTGTGCTCAACTTCCACACCACCTTTGTGGGTCCTTCTGGAGAGGTCATCTCAGATGCCAAGCTGATACGAATGAACTACCTGAAGACCTGGTTTGTTATCGATCTGCTGTCCTGTCTGCCCTATGATGTCATCAACGCCTTTGAAAATGTGGACGAG GGTCTCAGCAGCctcttcagctctctgaaggtgatcCGCCTGCTGCGTTTGGGCCGAGTAGCCCGGAAGTTGGACCACTACCTGGAGTACGGAGCAGCCGTCCTGGTTCTTTTGGTCTGCGTGTTTGGTCTGGTGGCCCACTGGCTGGCGTGCATCTGGTACAGCATCGGGGACTACGAGGTCATTGATGAGACCACCAACACCATTAAGACAGATAGCTGGCTCTACCAGCTAGCTGTAAGTATAGGAACTCCTTACCGCTACAACACCAGCGGCACTGGCCAGTGGGAAGGAGGTCCCAACAAGGACACGCTCTACATCTCATCTCTTTACTTCACCATGACAAGTCTCACCACCATTGGATTTGGCAACATCGCTCCGACCACAGATGGAGAGAAGATTTTCTCTGTGGCCATGATGATGGTGGGCT CGCTGCTTTACGCCACCATCTTTGGAAATGTCACCACCATCTTCCAGCAGATGTACACCAACACAAACCGCTACCATGAAATGCTCAACAATGTGCGTGACTTTCTCAAACTTTATCAGGTTCCCAAAGGTCTGAGCGAGAGAGTCATGGACTTCATCGTCTCAGCCTGGGCCATGTCCAAGGGCATCGACACAGATAAG GTTCTCTCCATCTGTCCTAAAGACATGCGAGCAGACATCTGTGTTCACCTGAACAGACAGGTCTTCAATGACCATCCAGCTTTCCGTCTGGCCAGTGACGGCTGTCTGCGCTCTCTGGCTGTGGAGTTTCAGACCACGCACTGTGCGCCTGGAGACCTTATCTTCCATATCGGTGAGAGTGTCGACACCCTCTGCTTTGTAGTCTCTGGTTCACTTGAAGTCATCCAGGACGATGAAGTCATTGCAATACTAG GCAGAGGTGATGTGTTTGGAGACGCATTTTGGAAAGAGACTACCTTGGCCCGTGCTTGTGCAAACGTTCGAGCTCTGACGTACTGTGACCTGCACGTGATCAGGAGGGAAGCTCTGATGAGGGTGCTGGAGTTTTACACAGCATTCGCCAGCTCGTTCTCCCGCAACCTCATACTAACCTGCAATCTACGAAAACGG ACAATCTTTCGAAAGATTTCTGATGTGAGGAGGGAGCAGGAGCGCCAGAGAAGCGAGGTGACTCTCTCCATTCCTGAAGACCACCCGGTCCGAAAGCTGTTCCAGAGGTTCAGGCAGCAGAGAGATGCTCAAACACCGGCGGAGTCTCATGCTTATGTCGGTCCTAACTGTGTGCAGGTGGAGCCGCAGCacatccaccaccaccaccaccgccgccgccgctctGACTACAACTCTTACACACAGTGTCAGGCTGTAGCTcttcagcagcaggagcacagcTCAGCTGCTCAGAACAACATGTCCTGCGCGGGAGGAGGGAGCATGGCTGCGCCTCCACAAGCATTTGTCCACACTGAAGAGTCAGAGCCAAGCTCCACACAAGAGGCCGGGGAGTCCACACCCAGGCCTTGTGTGGAGAATCAGCTCGGTCAGAGGGGTAACAGCCCTGCACGGGGCGGTGGTGCAGTTGGACAGGGAGCTgtggccagcagcagcagcaggggtggGAGGGGATGGGCAAAATTTAGAAATGCCACTTCTGCTGCATCAGCGCCGACTGCTGTCAAGCAAGAGAAGCAGGAACAGAAAGCAGAGCAGTGGGCGAAAGGATCGCAGTCTTCAGGACAGTTGACAGTTGTCAACAGTTCAGAGGAAGGTGGAGAGATGAGGAGCTCGGGAGGTGGCAACAGCGCaggagaagcaggaggagaaacaagCGCTTTGCACAAAACTGACTCCTGCGACAGCGGCATCACAAAGAGTGATCTGCGTATCGACCGAGCCGGAGACTCAAGAAACTCCTTCGAGCGAAGCCCGATGGAGAAGAGTCCCCTGGAGAGGAATCCATTCGAGCACAGCCTCGTTGTTGACAACGGAGTCGTCCTCAAACACTCTTTTGTACAGCCAGCATCTGAGCAAGCGCTCCTCCAGGAGACGCTGCATGAAGCAAAGGTGGAGCTGAAAGGAGACATCCAAGCCCTGAGCGGCCGGCTGTCGGTCCTCGAATCTCAGGTCAGTGAAATCCTCAGGTTGCTGTCGATGAAAAGAAGATTCTCACTGCCACCGACCTCCTCTCCGAAGGCAAGAGGCAAAAGTCAGGACTCAGTTGCTGCCTCCAGGCCTGTCACACCAAAAACTGATGATGGGcctttttaa
- the l3hypdh gene encoding trans-L-3-hydroxyproline dehydratase, which yields MEMKLPPHEGGELSVVDMHTGGEPLRIVLSGYPEVKGDTVLAKRRYVREHLDHLRRVLMFEPRGHYDMYGALIVDSEIPDADLGVLFMHNEGYSTMCGHAVIALGRFAVDYKLVKEPKSPETQVNIHCPCGLVKAFVEHSGGKTGGVRFLSVPAFAFATDVTVTLEGFGDVMVDISYGGAFYAFVDAQKFGLDVTKSRTRDLVDAATAVTNAVKSQVKLHHPASDDLAFLYGTILTDGKDDYSLEATANVCVFAEAQVDRSPTGSGVTARVALQYHKGLIRLNQTRTFQSGATGSQFTGKAVEETKCGDFKAVVVEVAGRAFYTGVSRFVQEPDDKLTQGFLLK from the exons ATGGAAATGAAGCTTCCACCTCATGAGGGAGGCGAGCTCTCAGTGGTGGACATGCACACAGGTGGAGAGCCTTTACGCATCGTCCTCAGTGGCTAcccagaggtcaaaggtgacacAGTGCTCGCCAAACGACGTTATGTCCGAGAACATCTGGACCACCTTAGGAGGGTGCTGATGTTCGAGCCCCGGGGACACTATGACATGTACGGAGCCTTGATTGTGGACAGCGAGATCCCTGATGCTGATCTGGGGGTTCTGTTCATGCACAACGAGGGCTACAGCACCATGTGTGGTCATGCTGTCATCGCGCTTGGACGCTTTGCTGTCGACTACAAACTGGTGAAGGAGCCAAAGTCACCAGAGACACAAGTGAACATACACTGTCCCTGTGGCCTGGTCAAGGCGTTTGTTGAGCACTCTGGTGGTAAAACAGGAGGAGTGAGGTTTCTCAGTGTGCCAGCTTTTGCGTTTGCCACAG ATGTGACGGTGACCCTGGAAGGCTTTGGCGATGTGATGGTGGACATCAGCTACGGAGGAGCCTTCTACGCCTTCGTAGACGCCCAGAAGTTTGGTCTGGACGTGACCAAGTCCAGGACTCGAGATTTAGTGGACGCAGCCACAGCAGTGACAAACGCTGTCAAGTCTCAG GTCAAGCTGCATCACCCAGCCAGTGATGATCTGGCCTTCCTCTATGGCACCATCCTCACAGACGGAAAAGACGATTATTCCCTCGAAGCCACCGCCAACGTGTGCGTTTTTGCAGAGGCTCAG GTGGACAGAAGCCCCACTGGTTCTGGTGTCACGGCTCGAGTGGCTCTTCAGTATCACAAAGGTTTAATCCGGCTCAATCAGACCAGGACATTTCAGAGTGGAGCCACTGGATCCCAGTTCACAGGGAAAGCTGTTGAG GAGACCAAGTGTGGAGACTTCAAGGCCGTTGTGGTGGAAGTTGCTGGCAGAGCTTTTTACACCGGAGTTTCACGCTTTGTCCAGGAGCCAGACGACAAACTGACACAGGGGTTTCTGCTCAAGTGA